A segment of the Bacteriovorax sp. BAL6_X genome:
ACGATCGCAAAAATGAAAATGGAAAAGAATTTGTACCTGTATGGTTTATGAGACAAGCTGGGCGCTATCATGATCACTACCAAGGCATGAAAAAAGAAAATACATTTATGGAGCTTTGTAAGAAACCAGAACTTGCCTGTGAAGTTACAATGGGACCAATCAATGATTTTAAGTTTGATGCTGCTATTCTTTTCTCAGATCTACTTTTCCCACTAGAACAAATGGGAATGGGACTAGAATATGCACCAGGGCCAAAGCTTGAAATGAAGCTTGAAACAGTTGCAGATGTAAAAGGTCTTAAATTCTTAGACTCAGCAGAGAATTTCTATAAGTTTCAAGGTGAAGCATGTACTCTTCTAAAGGATGCTCTTCCAAGTAATAAAACACTTCTAGGCTTTGTAGGTGCTCCATTTACTCTATACACATATGCAGTTGAAGGCTCACACGCAGGAGCACTTTATAGCTCGAAAATTGGATTATACGACGGACGTTGGGATGCATTTGTTGACCTACTTATCCCTGAACTACTTGGAGAAATGAGAGCACAGGCCATTGGTGGAGCGGATGCAATGTGTCTATTTGATACAGCAGCAGGTGAGCTGAACTTTGAAGATTACACACAAAAAGTTCTTCCGGTATTAAAGAGAGTCACAGCTGAATTCAAAAAAGAATTCCCAAATAAAAAAGTAATCTACTACTCGAAAATGACTCACCTGAGATACCTACAAGCTATCGAAGATGACAATATTGATGTCTTAGGTATCGACTGGCGTCATGATCTTGGTCATGTTTTAAATACTCTAGGAAATGACTATTATATTCAAGGAAACCTAGAACCAGCATACCTAGGACTTCCTTGGGAGACTCTAGAGAAGAAATGGATGGATCTATACGAATCAGTACAAAATTCCAATGCACCGATGAATAAATGGATTTGCGGACTTGGCCACGGCTGTCTTCAATGGATTGACCAAGAAAATGTACGCAAGAGTGTCGAGTTAATTCAAACAAGATTCCAATATTAATTATTTGGGCGCAAAGCGCCCAAACCCCCTTCCTACAAGCCTTCTTCACCATCTATGTAAGAAGATAATAGAATCTATCTCTATTTTAATTATCCGAATGCCCCTAAAATAATTTAGTTACAGTTATATAATAACCAAGGAAGGTTAGATGAAAATTACACGCAAGATTTGTTTTCAGTTACTAGCAGGACTCTCACTACTAACATTTAACTCTTATGCATTTGAGCACAACTATATTGTTACAGGAAAGGATTTATTCCAATCAACTCAAAGTCTACACTCAAATCTACAAATCGATATTATCAAGGTTGAAAAAGACCTTGTTATTGCAAAAACAAAAATAATGAGCGAGCAGGCCGAAATCTCACACCTAGCTCACGAAGAGCACCAAAGATGTGGTGGTTTCTTTGCGTTCCAAACAAAAGAAGAAGCACTTCAGTTTGTAAAAGAGCAAAAAGAAAACTCTAACATTAATGCCTTCTTAGCTGACTATACAATCAATCAAGAAGACCTTGTTCGATCGGCCATTGCAAATACAAAAGAAAGCTCAATTAGAGCTGTTATTGAAAAATTATCAAGTTTCAACAATAGATACTACAAGTCTCAAACGGGTGTTGACTCTCAACAGTGGCTTAAAGACCATTGGACAAGCCTAACATCACACCGTTCTGATATCAGTGTTGATTTCTTCAGTCACTCTTCATACCCACAGCCATCAGTTATCGCGACAATCAAAGGAAAGTCTGACGATGTTATTGTAATCGGTGGTCACGGTGATTCAATCGCAGGTTGGTGGGGACGCACAAACGCTCACGCACCAGGTGCCGATGATAATGCTTCTGGTGTAGCAACAGTTACAGAAGTACTAAAGACTCTAGCTCAAAGTGGCTATCAACCAGAAAAGACAATTATGTTTATGTCTTATGCAGCAGAAGAAGTTGGCCTTCTAGGTTCAAAAGAAATTGCTCAGACTTTTAAAAGACAAGGAAAGAATGTTGTTGGAGTTATGCAGCTTGATATGACGAACTTCAACGGTTCGAACGATGACATCACAATCATTACTGATTATACAAATGAAGCACAAAATAACTTCCTAGGTTCTTTATTAGATAAGTACCTTCCAGAACTTTCTTGGGGACGTGATACTTGTGGTTACGCTTGTTCAGATCATGCTTCATGGACTGCACAAGGCTTCCCTGCTTCAACACCATTTGAAACGCGCAAACGTGAAATGAATGGAAGAATCCACTCTTCTCGTGACACTCTAGATAATATGGGTGGAACTGCTGATCATGCTCTAAAGTTTGCGAAACTTGCACTAGCATTCACAATCGAACTTGATAGATAGGATATCTCTCAACTTTGATAAAAATAAAAAAGCCAGCTTATGCTGGCTTTTTTTTATGTCGATTACTTAAATTCTATTGAAAGTGGGCAGTGATCACTCCCCATAACATCTGGCTGATGCCAGCAGTTTTTCACTCGTGATACAAAATCATCTGTTGACCAGAAATAATCAATACGCCAGCCAACATTTCTTGCACGACAGTCTCCACGATAAGTCCACCAAGTATAGTGGCCATTCTCATCAGGAGAAGTGAATTCGCGAAAGAGATCAGTAAAGCCCTGGGCCTTAAACTCATCCATCCATTCCCGCTCAAGAGGAAGAAAGCCCGTTGTCTTTTTATTAGTCTTTGGGTTCGCTAGGTCATTTTCAGTATGAGCAGTATTGTAGTCACCACAGATCACGACTTCTTTCTTCGTTTTCTTCTTAAGAGCTAAGGCCTTATCAGCAACGGCACGACAGAAGTCCATTTTATATGGAACACGTCCGTGATCTCTTTGCCCATTTGGGAAATAGCAATTAAAAAGAATATAGTCATCGAATTCAGAAATAATCGTTCGTCCTTCACAGTCGAACTCTGCAATGCCAAGTCCAATCGTGTGTTTAACATTAACACCTTTTCGAACCCAAGTAGCGACTCCAGAGTATCCTTTTCTCTCGGCCGGCGCAATAAGCACTTCATGATGATCAGGATTATTTAAGCGATCACTTAACTGTTCAGGTAAGGCCTTTGTTTCTTGTAGGCAGATTACATCTGAATCATCTTCTAAATACCAATCGTAAAAACCTTTCTTTTCGCAGGCCCTAAGACCTGCGACGTTCCAACTAGAAATTTTAGTCAAAACTAAGCTCCTAAAATTGAAATACCAGAGTCAACGTAAAGAACTTGTCCAGTTACACCATTTGCAAGGCGTGAGCCTAAGAACACAGCAGCTCCACCAACATCTTCTTGAGTTACGTTTCGACGAAGTGGCGACTTCTCTTCAACGTCATTTAAGAAACCTTTAAGTCCTGGAACACCAGAAGCAGCAAGAGTTCTAATTGGCCCCGCTGAAATACAGTTTACGCGAATTCCTTCTGGACCTAGGTCATCAGCAAGATATCTCATTGTTGATTCTAAAGATGCCTTAGCAACACCCATTACATTGTATCCGTTAAGAACCTTTACTGACCCGTGATAAGTAAGAGCGATGATAGAGCAGTCTTTTGCCATAAGTGGTTTAAGAACATTACATACACCAAGTAGTGAGTATGCTGAAATATCTTGTGCCATCTTAAAACCTTCACGGCTTGTCTTATGAAAACGATCCTTAAGGTCTGTTTTATCTGCAAATGCAAGTGAGTGAACAATAACATCAACCTCACCCCATTTTTCTTTTACGATATCTGCCATTTGAGACATATGATCTTCGTTTTGAACATCAAGCTCAAATGTAAACTCTCCACCAATTTCGGCGCTGAGAGGTTCAACTCTTTTTTGAAGAGCTTCATTTAGGTATGAAAATGCAAGACGTGCACCTTGTTCTTTCATTTGCTTTGAAATTCCCCATGCAATTGATTTATCATTTGCAAGGCCTAGGACTAGAACTTTCTTTCCTTCTAAAATTCCCATTTATTACTCCATTTTTATTTTATTATTTAATAAATTTGTAGCCGACAGAGCGGATACTAATTATATGTTTTGGTTGCTTTGGGTTTACTTCAAAGTATTTTCTAAAACGTACGATGAAGTTGTCAATGGTACGAGTATTTGAATCCTTTTTGTAGCCTAATAATTCAAGTAACTCACCGCGCGTCACCACTTCACCCTCATTTTGCGTTAAAAGTGTCAAAATCTTCACTTCCTGCTCAGTAAGGGTATATTCCTCTCCTTGTGAGCTGGCCTTAAAGTCCGAAAAATTGATCTCATTGGCACCAAATTGATATACTGACACTTCCTTCTTCGTCCAGCTCGAGCGCTTTAAAAGCCGTTTAACACGTAAAATAAACTCATCTAGATTAAAAGGTTTTGATAGATAATCATCTGTGCCCAAATTAAAGCAGCGCACTTTTGACTTAGAGCTATCTTTAGCAGACAGAACAAGAATAGGTGTCTTCTCATTAATCTCACGAATTTGTACGAGAATATCCTCACCACTTAACACTGGTAACATAAGGTCAAGAACCACAAGATCAAAATCCTGCTCACGATAGAAGTTAATCCCTTGGTCACCACGGCTTGCATGAACAACTTCGTAGCCTTCGAGTTCAAGATTTAAGATAATTCCTTTTGCAATATTTTGCTCATCTTCAATAAGTAAAATACGACTCATACTAACTAACCTTATTTTTAAATATTAATTTTAAAGTTGTCCCATCGCCTATGCCTACACTTTCTGCACTTATGCGGCCACCGTGTATTCTCATTATTTGCATGGCCATATAGAGTCCAACACCACTCCCTTTTGAAGACTTACCTGCTTGATAGAATTTTTTAAAGATATTCTTAATATCTTTACTGTCAATTCCATCCCCATTATCGACAAAGAACAATTCACTAAAGCGTTTACCCTTTTGAAAGATAATCTCCATAGTCTTAACCTGTTTGCTATTATAGCGAATGGCATTGGTCAGGATATTCATTAAAAGAATATCGAATAGTTTACGATCAAATTCGATAGACTCTTCATCATCGAGATGGACAAAGGAAACCTCAAGTTCAGAAAAATTATGACGATTGCGATGAACAAACTCTTCAATTGTTTGGCGAATATTAATCTGTCTTAGATCTGGCTCAACTTT
Coding sequences within it:
- a CDS encoding uroporphyrinogen decarboxylase family protein, with the translated sequence MGLFNDRKNENGKEFVPVWFMRQAGRYHDHYQGMKKENTFMELCKKPELACEVTMGPINDFKFDAAILFSDLLFPLEQMGMGLEYAPGPKLEMKLETVADVKGLKFLDSAENFYKFQGEACTLLKDALPSNKTLLGFVGAPFTLYTYAVEGSHAGALYSSKIGLYDGRWDAFVDLLIPELLGEMRAQAIGGADAMCLFDTAAGELNFEDYTQKVLPVLKRVTAEFKKEFPNKKVIYYSKMTHLRYLQAIEDDNIDVLGIDWRHDLGHVLNTLGNDYYIQGNLEPAYLGLPWETLEKKWMDLYESVQNSNAPMNKWICGLGHGCLQWIDQENVRKSVELIQTRFQY
- a CDS encoding response regulator transcription factor; its protein translation is MSRILLIEDEQNIAKGIILNLELEGYEVVHASRGDQGINFYREQDFDLVVLDLMLPVLSGEDILVQIREINEKTPILVLSAKDSSKSKVRCFNLGTDDYLSKPFNLDEFILRVKRLLKRSSWTKKEVSVYQFGANEINFSDFKASSQGEEYTLTEQEVKILTLLTQNEGEVVTRGELLELLGYKKDSNTRTIDNFIVRFRKYFEVNPKQPKHIISIRSVGYKFIK
- a CDS encoding M20/M25/M40 family metallo-hydrolase, giving the protein MKITRKICFQLLAGLSLLTFNSYAFEHNYIVTGKDLFQSTQSLHSNLQIDIIKVEKDLVIAKTKIMSEQAEISHLAHEEHQRCGGFFAFQTKEEALQFVKEQKENSNINAFLADYTINQEDLVRSAIANTKESSIRAVIEKLSSFNNRYYKSQTGVDSQQWLKDHWTSLTSHRSDISVDFFSHSSYPQPSVIATIKGKSDDVIVIGGHGDSIAGWWGRTNAHAPGADDNASGVATVTEVLKTLAQSGYQPEKTIMFMSYAAEEVGLLGSKEIAQTFKRQGKNVVGVMQLDMTNFNGSNDDITIITDYTNEAQNNFLGSLLDKYLPELSWGRDTCGYACSDHASWTAQGFPASTPFETRKREMNGRIHSSRDTLDNMGGTADHALKFAKLALAFTIELDR
- a CDS encoding exodeoxyribonuclease III, with amino-acid sequence MTKISSWNVAGLRACEKKGFYDWYLEDDSDVICLQETKALPEQLSDRLNNPDHHEVLIAPAERKGYSGVATWVRKGVNVKHTIGLGIAEFDCEGRTIISEFDDYILFNCYFPNGQRDHGRVPYKMDFCRAVADKALALKKKTKKEVVICGDYNTAHTENDLANPKTNKKTTGFLPLEREWMDEFKAQGFTDLFREFTSPDENGHYTWWTYRGDCRARNVGWRIDYFWSTDDFVSRVKNCWHQPDVMGSDHCPLSIEFK
- a CDS encoding enoyl-ACP reductase; the encoded protein is MGILEGKKVLVLGLANDKSIAWGISKQMKEQGARLAFSYLNEALQKRVEPLSAEIGGEFTFELDVQNEDHMSQMADIVKEKWGEVDVIVHSLAFADKTDLKDRFHKTSREGFKMAQDISAYSLLGVCNVLKPLMAKDCSIIALTYHGSVKVLNGYNVMGVAKASLESTMRYLADDLGPEGIRVNCISAGPIRTLAASGVPGLKGFLNDVEEKSPLRRNVTQEDVGGAAVFLGSRLANGVTGQVLYVDSGISILGA